CCGATTCCAGACCAATGCCAAAACTGGTTGCGAGCTGCCGGACAGGCGTTATGGACGGTATGGAAGTGAAAAATCTTACTTCTGAGAAAACCCAGGAAGCAAGAAAAGCAGTGACAGAATTCCTGCTGATCAACCACCCGCTGGACTGCCCTGTATGCGACCAGGCCGGTGAATGCCACCTTCAGGATCTAGGGTACGAACACGGCCTCGAAAGAACGCGTACTGAATTTGAACGCAGAACTTTCGATTCCGAAGATATCGGTCCGTATATCAAACTCAACATGAACCGATGCATCCTGTGTGCGCGTTGCGTGTTGGCGGCAAACCAACTTACCGACAAACGTGAGCACGGAATCCTTTTCAGAGGAGAGCAGGCTGAGATTGCGACCTATCTCAACAAATCCCTCGACAACGATTTTATCGGAAACGTTATCGATGTATGTCCGGTTGGAGCATTAACCGACAAAACTGCGCGTTTTGCGCAGAGAGTTTGGTTCACCAAACCTGTGAACGCTTCATGTTCGTGCGAAAAATGTTCAGGTAAAGTGGTGTTGTGGATGAAGGGCGAGGAAGTTATTCGTGTTACTGCTAGAAAAGACCAGTATGATGAAGTGGAAGAATGGATCTGTAACGAGTGTCGTTTCGAGCGCAAAGACGTAAAACTCTGGACCATCGAAGGACCTCGAAACATTGACCGCCATTCAGTAATTTCACTGAATCACTATGAAAAACCACAGAACATGATCAATCTTTTGAACAATCCGGATGCAAAAGAAATCAGTGTAAAAGACGAGAAAAATTTAATTTAATGAGGCATCTGTCCGGAATCCAGGCTTATAAACCCTAGGTTTCAGACAGCATACGATAATAAAAACTATGGATTTAATCACTTTTAAAATCATTTTAGTAGTATCACTTTTCGCATTGTCGATGGGCGTTGCGGCCTATTCTACATGGGGCGAACGTAAGGTGGCGGCAGCGCTTCAGGACCGTATCGGGCCGAACAGAGCCGGACCTTTCGGCATCTTGCAGCCATTGGCAGATGGTGGTAAACTCTTTTTCAAAGAAGGGTTTGTGCCGCAAAATGCCGACCGCTTTCTGTTTTATCTGGGACCGGGCATCACGATGTTCGTATCGCTCATCACTGGTGCCGTAATTCCGTGGGGAAAAAGCCTTAATATTGGCGGAACTTCAATGGCCGTTCAGGTTGCAAACATCGATATCGGTGTTTTGTATCTAATCGGGATGGTGTCCATCGGAGTGTACGGAATGATGATTGGTGGCTGGGCTTCGAATAACAAATATTCATTGATTGGGGCGATTCGTGCCTCATCGCAGATGATTTCGTATGAACTCGCGATGGGTCTTTCGTTACTTTCAATTATCCTGATGGCCGGAAGTTTAGATCTTTACGCCATTACTTCATCGCAAGGTGTAGGTAATATCTGGGGTTTTATTCCATTAGACGGGATGAACTGGAATATCTTCTATCAGCCATTAGCCTTTATCATCTTCTTCGTTGCTGCGCTGGCAGAAACCAACCGTCACCCATTCGACTTACCTGAATGCGAATCCGAACTTGTGAACGGGTACATGACAGAATACTCTTCAATGAACTTTGGACAGTATATGTTTGGTGAGTACGTGAACATGTTTATCTCAAATGCACTCATTGCTACGCTGTTCTTTGGTGGATTCAACTATCCTGGGATCAACTGGGTATCTGAAAACTGGGGCGAAAACATTGCAGGTATCTTAAGTATTGTAGCAATGCTTTCAAAAGTAATTCTAGGTATTATCATCTTTATGTGGATCCGTTGGACGATACCGAGATTCCGCTACGATCAGCTGATGCATTTAGGATGGAAAACTTTAATTCCGTTAGCATTAGCGAATTTAATTATTACAGCGGCTGTAATTATTTTCTTCACCTAAATTTTAAATAGTAAGTTTTAATGCGTAGGCTAACGCCGGCCGCTAAAACCAAAACAATATGAAGTTAACAAACCGATCAAAAGTAGTCTCGAATAAAGAGATGACTTTTATGGAAAGAATATACCTCCCCGAAATACTGAAGGGAATGGCCATCACGATGAAGCATGCGCTGCAGGGTTCAAAAGGAAAAGTATTTTCGTACCCTGAAGTAGAAAAACCCCGCGCAAAAGTTTGGCGTGGCCTTCATGTGCTTAAACGTGATGAGGAAGGAAGAGAACGCTGCACAGCGTGCGGTCTGTGTGCCGTTGTGTGCCCTGCAGAAGCAATCACAATGACGTCAGCAGAGCGCACACGCGAAGAAAAACATCTTTACCGCGAAGAAAAATATGCTTCCGTATACGAGATTAACATGTTGCGCTGCATCTTCTGTGGTTTGTGTGAAGAAGCCTGTCCTAAATCTGCCGTGTACCTTACCGACAGGTTGGTAGATGTGGAAGTAAACCGCGGAAGCTTCATCTACGGAAAAGACAAGCTGGTTGAAAAAATCAACGAAAGAATTGATATTACCGACCGCCAGAGCGAAAGACAAAAACAAGCAGTAAAATAAATGGAACAGGTAATATTTTTCTCCGTAGCAGCCATAGCGCTGGCCAGCGCAGTATATTTTGTGATTGCGCGCAACCCGCTCTACGCTATTCTTGCTTTAATTGTGACGTTCTTTTCAATTGCCGCCATGTACATTCTGCTTAACGCACAGTTTCTGGGCATTGTTCAGATCATTGTGTATGCCGGTGCGATCATGGTGCTTTTTCTGTATATTTTGATGATGCTGAATTTAAACAGAGCCGACGAAAGCAAAAAGCAGAACCTCACCAAGTTTATCGGAGTTTTTGCTGCATGTATCCTGTTCATAGGGTTATTGGGAGCTTATAAAGGTCTTGGTACCGGCACTTACGGCACCGGTGTAGATTCTTCGATCGGCTTAACAAAGAACCTTGGCAGATTGTTGTTTAATGAATATGTATTGCCATTCGAACTTGCGTCCATCCTTATTCTTGCAGGGATTGTGGGCGCGGTGCTGATCGGTAAAAAAGATTTATAGAATTATGGGAGAAGTAAATTCATTTATACAGGCTGTGCCACTCGAATATTTTATTATTCTGAGTTCACTGTTGTTCTGTCTGGGCGTGCTGGGCGTGTTGATCCGCAAAAATGCAATCATTATTCTGGGTTGTGTGGAGCTTATGCTTAATTCAGTAAACCTCTTGCTTGCAGCTTTTTCAAGCTATAAAGGCGACGGAAACGGGCAGATCCTGGTTTTCTTTATCATGGTAGTGGCGGCAGCTGAAGTTGCTGTGGGACTGGCCATTATTGCAATGATGTACCGCAACACAAAATCTGTGGACATCAGTATTTTTAATAAACTAAGAGGATAAAATAGAGGATGGAAAATTTAATCTACGCAATTGTACTTTTACCTTTATTAGGATTTCTGGTTAACGGTCTGTTCGGCAAAAATTTACCGAAAATGGTGGTTGGGAGCATCGCAACGCTTGTTGTGTTTGCCTCTTTCTGCATCGCGGTAAGTATTTTTCTGAAGTTTGATGCAGATTCGCAACCGGTGATCGTTCGGGCCTTCGAATGGTTCAGGATCAGTGGAATCCAGGTGAACTTCAGCTTTCAGATCGATCAGCTTTCGTTGATGATGGTGATGATCATTACCGGAATCGGTTCGCTTATCCACCTTTATTCAATTGGATATATGAGCCACGACAAAGGTTTTTATAAATTCTTCGCTTATCTGAATTTATTTATATTCTCGATGTTGCTGTTGGTGATGGGAAGTAACTATCTTATCCTTTTCATCGGATGGGAAGGTGTTGGTCTCTGCTCTTACCTGCTGATCGGTTTCTGGTACACCAACGCGGAATACGGCGCTGCCGCAAGAAAAGCATTCATCATGAACAGAATTGGAGATCTTGGGATGATTATCGGGATTCTGATGATTGCCTATCAGACCAACGCGGTGGATTTTCTTTCCGTTGCGCAAAACTCCTCAAAATTCGAACTCGATTCACCTGTAATCATATTTATTACAATCAGCCTTTTCATCGGTGCGGTGGGTAAATCTGCACAGATCCCGTTGTTTACGTGGCTTCCGGACGCGATGGCCGGGCCAACACCAGTTTCAGCACTTATCCACGCTGCCACGATGGTTACAGCCGGAATTTATCTGGTTGTAAGATCCAACTTCCTGTTCTCACTTGCGCCAAGCACCTTGGAAGGCATTCTGTATGTCGGGCTTCTCACGGCACTTGTAGCGGCATTTATCGGTTTGAGACAGAATGATATTAAAAAAGTACTCGCCTACTCCACGGTTTCACAACTTGGATTTATGTTTGTTGCACTAGGCGTGGGAGCTTATACCACAGCGATGTTCCACCTGATGACGCATGCATTTTTCAAGGCATTGTTATTCCTCGGTTCAGGTTCCGTAATCCACGCGATGAGCGGCGAGCAGGACATGAGACTTATGGGAGGTTTAAAGAAAAAAATCCCGATTACACATATTACTTTCCTCATCGG
This window of the Flavobacteriaceae bacterium 3519-10 genome carries:
- a CDS encoding NADH-ubiquinone oxidoreductase chain J yields the protein MEQVIFFSVAAIALASAVYFVIARNPLYAILALIVTFFSIAAMYILLNAQFLGIVQIIVYAGAIMVLFLYILMMLNLNRADESKKQNLTKFIGVFAACILFIGLLGAYKGLGTGTYGTGVDSSIGLTKNLGRLLFNEYVLPFELASILILAGIVGAVLIGKKDL
- a CDS encoding NADH-ubiquinone oxidoreductase chain K produces the protein MGEVNSFIQAVPLEYFIILSSLLFCLGVLGVLIRKNAIIILGCVELMLNSVNLLLAAFSSYKGDGNGQILVFFIMVVAAAEVAVGLAIIAMMYRNTKSVDISIFNKLRG
- a CDS encoding NADH-ubiquinone oxidoreductase chain L; the protein is MENLIYAIVLLPLLGFLVNGLFGKNLPKMVVGSIATLVVFASFCIAVSIFLKFDADSQPVIVRAFEWFRISGIQVNFSFQIDQLSLMMVMIITGIGSLIHLYSIGYMSHDKGFYKFFAYLNLFIFSMLLLVMGSNYLILFIGWEGVGLCSYLLIGFWYTNAEYGAAARKAFIMNRIGDLGMIIGILMIAYQTNAVDFLSVAQNSSKFELDSPVIIFITISLFIGAVGKSAQIPLFTWLPDAMAGPTPVSALIHAATMVTAGIYLVVRSNFLFSLAPSTLEGILYVGLLTALVAAFIGLRQNDIKKVLAYSTVSQLGFMFVALGVGAYTTAMFHLMTHAFFKALLFLGSGSVIHAMSGEQDMRLMGGLKKKIPITHITFLIGTLAISGFPFLSGMISKDEILANVYGKSPFLWVALFIVATLTAIYMFRAYYLTFHGEFRGTEEQKHHLHESPKSMTVPLIVLAVLSIVGGFINLPHFIGHGNYAKLGEWLKSVYVYDLELPEVNFGTEMILLGLTVLMFFTVWFFVKKTYVDKKKMALPEDKYTGWERLSNKKLFLDELNSAMIVRFIEGLGVAGNMFDKGVLGRFTDFIGTGAEDSGRAAKRLQNGNVENYVLIMSLAIGIILIVNFILQ
- a CDS encoding NADH-ubiquinone oxidoreductase chain H → MDLITFKIILVVSLFALSMGVAAYSTWGERKVAAALQDRIGPNRAGPFGILQPLADGGKLFFKEGFVPQNADRFLFYLGPGITMFVSLITGAVIPWGKSLNIGGTSMAVQVANIDIGVLYLIGMVSIGVYGMMIGGWASNNKYSLIGAIRASSQMISYELAMGLSLLSIILMAGSLDLYAITSSQGVGNIWGFIPLDGMNWNIFYQPLAFIIFFVAALAETNRHPFDLPECESELVNGYMTEYSSMNFGQYMFGEYVNMFISNALIATLFFGGFNYPGINWVSENWGENIAGILSIVAMLSKVILGIIIFMWIRWTIPRFRYDQLMHLGWKTLIPLALANLIITAAVIIFFT
- a CDS encoding NADH-ubiquinone oxidoreductase chain I produces the protein MKLTNRSKVVSNKEMTFMERIYLPEILKGMAITMKHALQGSKGKVFSYPEVEKPRAKVWRGLHVLKRDEEGRERCTACGLCAVVCPAEAITMTSAERTREEKHLYREEKYASVYEINMLRCIFCGLCEEACPKSAVYLTDRLVDVEVNRGSFIYGKDKLVEKINERIDITDRQSERQKQAVK
- a CDS encoding NADH-ubiquinone oxidoreductase chain G encodes the protein MSEDIKKFKITIDGQTTEVAPGTSILEAARQIGGRSVPPAMCYYKPLENSGGRCRTCLVEVSKGSDADSRPMPKLVASCRTGVMDGMEVKNLTSEKTQEARKAVTEFLLINHPLDCPVCDQAGECHLQDLGYEHGLERTRTEFERRTFDSEDIGPYIKLNMNRCILCARCVLAANQLTDKREHGILFRGEQAEIATYLNKSLDNDFIGNVIDVCPVGALTDKTARFAQRVWFTKPVNASCSCEKCSGKVVLWMKGEEVIRVTARKDQYDEVEEWICNECRFERKDVKLWTIEGPRNIDRHSVISLNHYEKPQNMINLLNNPDAKEISVKDEKNLI